The region ATTATATGATTTCACCATTTCGAAGAGAGCCAGTTGAGAGATGTGCTCAGAAAACTGCCGACTCACATTGAGTCGGCCGACTATCACGCATTTCTCATACCCCCCATTGCCCATTGCCCATTCCGTCCGAGATTTGCACACTTTACTTTGTGCGATATTTTGGGCCCCCAGTCAACCAGTTTACGATGATGGCCGAAATCCGAGGCCGGGCCAAAACGAACTCCAACAGCGAGAGATTTAGagggaaaaatatttcatttttttgccatttcattattttaacACTTTAATAAAATAGGCAAATACCATAAATACTAGTGTACTAATGACTAATATAAGaggaatttaatttgttttgttatatcgccaagttttatgttttaatttacTACTAACGGCATTTATTTATAGTCCTCTAATTTAAAGAACGCAAATCGCTTTCAAAACCGTACTTCTcgcaaaaacaaagaatatttactgtgaaagaaaaatattgtatttatAGGAAAGTGGCAGACCGATAGGACAAGTGCCCAGGCCCTGGACACAGCAACGGTTTATGGTTTTATAGAGACCCGATAAGATCTCGCCAGATTCCAAATAACTCTTTTTAAATGGGCATTTAATGGATTCCGTTATCACGGGGCTTCTGGGGATATCAGAGCATGTGGCTGGGGAATGAAACGGGTGGTGGTCGAAAGTTATAAAAATCTGAACTTACCCCGAACGAGATTCGATTTAAAATGTCACTTTTTCTGGGGATCGAATTCAAACTATGTAGGTTGTTGAGTCAAACACTCTCGCATTCCAGTCAGACAactataaatacatatgtattttatttatatacatatgacTTTAAGTCCCAGCGCCATATAATACTGCCTTTGTTCATATCGCGTGCtggaaagaagaaaaaaaataaacccacATTTATTCAAATTCCGCTTATCAACAAGCTTGCCCCGCCACTGCCATGTGCGTCTTTCCATGGCCTTCCCCCTCCCCCACACGGCCCTCCACAAGGCCCTCGATTCACCGCCGAGTTCGAAGCTATAAAATGTGCACGGCACCCTCCTTACGCTACGAGATACGCTCGAAATGGGGATTAAATGATTGCAGAATTGATTTGCCAGCGCTACTTATTTCGGTGATCCAACTTTATCTGGCAGGCGGAGCCGTTGGAAAAGTGTCTAGTTCGAGTCTACTACCCTTTCTGCTACATCAGCAATCTCAGAGATCTCTGGATTCCGCACGTGTCTCGCTTGAATTGTATCTTTTTAAGTTTTCTACATCTTTCTACGTGACATCTATTGTATTTTACCCTTCGTTTTTACAGTGTAAAATGAACAGTGTAGAATTGGCGGGGTGCGACCGTTTTTGTTAGCATACTTTTTTGCGTTTCAGAGGCTAAATATTTCATTGATTAATTGTTTTCATTCATAGATTCTTGTGGtaggttatttttaagaatgaaaaaactttattaattaattaatacctgcattaaaaataaatagttttagaATATAAATATGGCGTACGATTAactcatttaaataaaatggaaaataggAATGAAACTCTCCcaattttatgatttaaattttaaaataaataagttaattCAAAAACTTACCTAGAAATTTAGAAAAAGTAttcatatttcatttttaggTAATCCTTTATTGAGAAATATAATTCTGAATAGACCAGAAATACAGTGTAATTGCTAAAATCATAATGAATTGAAATAGTTCCAGTTAAgtgaatatttatttgttgaaTGAAATGATTTAACCTTTAAAACTTGAATCAATGATGAATGACAACCACCCACAAAATATCTCCCATCTGACGTGGGAATAAAAAAGTTCTGCGGTTTCATTTCCACATGTTGAACATGAATATCTTTTTATTGTTCTTCTCTCGGTTGGTTGaccttatatatatatttcggTACTAACTAAAACTTAACACTTAGGGGGAATGCAAAGATTACATTtaaagaaatacaatttacAAATATACACGCGGGCGATGCGAGAATGCATCGCCACTGGATAGTATAGGATTGACAGTTTGGACTTGGATTTGGACTTGGTtttggacttggacttggagTTTCTTGTCCCAGTCATCACTAAATGCAACCCACTGAGCAGGCATTTAATGCTGCGACTCGATCTGGGGAGTGGAGTTGCGACGGGGCTTGGCCGGGGGATCGTTCCAGGGCTGGATATTCGCCTTGCCGAAGAGCACATAGAGCGTGTTACCCACCAGGTAGAAGCCGGAGGCGATGAAGAACACAATTCGCCACTGCGAAGGATCATGCTGGAATAAGAGAGGATTGCTTTTAGTATTTGAACGATCAGGGAAGGCTTGACTAATCCTACCTCATTTGTGACAATGAATCCTACGATAAGTGGGGCAATGATGCTCATGATGTTGGCCACGCAGTTGGTGATGCCCATCAGAATGCCGGCAAAGTTGGGCGACAGGTCGATGTGGTTCATGTTGTAGCCCAGGTACGTGGCGCCGTTCATGCCCACGGTGAAGCAGAGCAGCACCACCGCCAACTCGGACTGCTCGGGGTCGACGTAGGCCAGGCCGATGAGGGTGACCATGGGGATCCAGAGGCCAATGGAGTTGAAGAGCTTCCGGCTAGTCACGGTGGAGATGCAGTTGCGGTTGTTCAGCTGCTGGGAGATGGCCGAGAACACAAAGGACATGGCGAACATGCAGATGTAAGGCAGCGAGGATAGCAGGGCATTGGACTTGATGTCCTTGCCGAGGATGTTCTTCATGTAGCTGGGAATCTCGGTGAGCAGGGTCCAGAAGCCCCAGTTGTGGACGGAGTGGGCCACAATGAGCACCAGGAAGGCGGGAGAGGTGAAGAACGCAAGCCATGGCGTCGGCAGCTGCTCCTTGGGCACCTCCGGGGTGTTGCTCACCTCGCTGGCGTGGGACATCTCGATGAGCTTCTTCTCCTCCGCCGAAATGCTCTTGGACTCCTCTGGCGAGCCGGCCCCAAAGAAGAAGTACACCACCGACCACACACAGCCGATTCCTCCCGAGATGTAGAAGATGCTAGGCCAGCCGATAGGAGAGGCTGCAATCACTCCACTGGTGGCCAGCATAATGATCGTTCCGAACTGGTTTCCTGAGTAGGCGCAAGTTCCCAGAGTGGCACGCTCCTTGGGCGGCGCCCATTTCGAGAGGATCGTGTGGGTCGAGGGGAAGACCACTCCCTGGCACAGGCCCTCCACCACTCGGAGGGCGCACACCAGCTGCCAGCCACCCCACTTGGCGCAGAGAGGCGTGAGAACAGTCAGGACGGAGCAGATGGTTAGTCCGGTGAGGATCATGATCTTGCCGCCGAACTTGCGGGCCAACTGACCGGCTGGCACTTGGGTGATCACATAGCCCCAGAAGAAACTACTCAGTAGCAGGGATTTCGTCTGTTCCGACCAATTGTACTCctgaatacaaaaaattatataatttattaacatttattttattaacaaaattatcttttcttaatttataatagAGTGTTTAAAAGGTCTGTCATCTGTGAGAtactttttgaaaattttgtatgtttatgtaaaaaatatgttagacgaataataatttatttaaatttagaaataaaggattattaaaatattatcgGAGTTCAGATGCTCGTATACTAACTGCCTTTTGGTATACTTACGGGAAAATCGGGATTCGCGGAGGCAGCATCAGTCATGGCCACTACGGCCACGGAGAGATTCACCCGGAGGGCATAGGCCACCGTGAGGGCGAAGAAGAGCAGGAAGACCTGGAAGTGACGGACGCCCAGCCCGGAATCTGAAAATAGAACGTAATCGATTAGGTAAGTCCGTGTAATCAGAATCCCGTTTTGATCTTCAGCCCAATCAATGGGCGGTCGGACACTATCGATTAGTTACGGTTATCAGCTATCAGCCGTGTTATCAATAGCTGCTCGAATTGGTACAAGTCCGTAGAAAATATACGTATACCTGGTTGAGAAGCTATATTTTAGTAATGTCTGTAGGTCACCTGTAGGTCGCTTGTGGCTAAGATTTTGcgttttccacaaaaaaaatgactaTAACGCGCCCCCTGAGAGAAGTGGGCTAGAAATAACTGGAAATGGATTTATGACTGACACTGTACAAGCTGTGGCGGATCTTTCTCCTATGTTTACCCCGATTTACGCCCCGAATTTATCATCCCTTATCATCTGGCAGACAAGCTCTGGAGATATAATTATTTGCCAAACCATTTGCGAGTACATATATTTTGGGAGGCAGCTTCTGTTTCTGGTTCCTGGATTACCGACGCGGGGCTTCGGCTAAAAAAATTCCATTCATAGATATGGCGCCAAAGTGCCGGCCACACTTCATTCCCGATGTCTGGCTCCCAACCACCCACTAGCCTAACCCGTTTAACCCTCTATTTCGTCAGATATGTATGTCTCTCACAACTAATATCCCTCGTTTGTTTATTCTCGTTCTTAGTGACAGTGATTAACTAGCTGTGAACTAGACCATAAAGGCCAGTTACAGGGGCTTACTCAAATGACTTTACAGTCCTTGTAAAATACAAGTGTTTTTGCATTTCTATGCCCGGAACACACCCATTGCTTTGTTTTTGCACTTCAGGCACTTTGGAAATGGGGGCTCGTCTTTATGGATATTTTCTTATCAAGACTGATAAGAGATTTTGTATGACTCTTCTTGGCGGTCAGGTGAGAAAATCGTCTCGTGCTCTACTTATTTTTAGCTTGACCTTCAGAGCTCTGGGAGAAAACTGAGGTCAGGTTGGGAATATTTTGGGGTCAGAAAAACTTCGAATTTTCTAACTGCTTTTGgggataaatttaaaaatctaaccctttttatattttttaattttttagaaaattagaaattaaattaatcacAAAGGAGGATAATTTCCTCTAGAATATCATTTGGTAAACCTATagattatacatttttaatttttctattttcttgattttcaaaaaatttgtaagcgacattttaaaaataaactttatcaGTGAATgtttagaaataaaaataacttgaTTAGTTAATTCTCACTCTAAaaggtttatatttttatgattatttatgGTTCTTTAAAGAGCTTAATAAAAACCAAGACTTGAgacatttaaaataaagtaatccTTAAGAACACCATACCTTCATCTTCATAACGACGATTCTTCACAGTGGTAACCATAATTAAACTTCCACTTCTTGAGAAATAACAACAGAGATTATTAGCTAGAGGACTTGATTAGAAATCACTACCGTTCGGCTTGGAGCCTGTTCACTAACTGATGGATTCTTGGCCGAGCATCCGCAGGTGCTTTTCGCAAACAGCCAGATCACCTAACCAGCAGCATCGTCCCCTAATCCGAGCGCCGAGTggcagtatctgtatctctatcTGCATGTGTaattgtatctgtatctgtagcaGTGACGTTAGTTGTCCCGCTAGCTAGAGTGATTTGTTGACTGTGTTGTAAAAGCGCGTGGCAGTTGCCCCTCCAATGCAAACGAGTCGGCCACCCACTGGCAGCCCCCACTGGCCCCTTGCATATTTTTGTGCCCCCAGGGGGGTGGGCTGGCTTATCAGTCGTAAGTCATCTGCTGCTCCCCTTGATGTAACCAATTTGGGACCGGAATGTATTACGGGTCGATCACTTGACCAAGTCATGTAAGGGGTAGAAATCCGATTTCCTATCTTTGATTTTAAATCGTTTGGCCCGCAGCTTTGAACTTGAAAGCGGTTTGAAATTGGATCACTTTGCAACGGAAAGCTTTTCATTCGAAAGCTTCCAAAAAGCTGCAATGTTATTGTTTACTACGGTGGACAGTCGCTAAGAAGAGCCCAACCCAGCGCCAACCACAAGTCACGCAATTAGCGGAGCAATTATCAGTCAACCATCTAATTCTGAGCTCAACTTCAGGTTGTAATTGGATTCTTGAGTTCCCACATTGATGAATGGGCCAGCCGACGACTTGACACGCTTTAAGTGTAAATACATCAGGGCCTATGGGAATTATGGGTCTTATCGTGACTGATAGTGGTATTGCCCATTTCAGGCAGGCGGAGTTTCCTTCACTCAACAGGTTAATACCAATGACTTTCAAACGTCCAGGACGCACTTCAGAAAGGTTTCCATCTTtttgtttcacttttttttgagATAGCGAGCGCCACTTGATGACAGTTTTGTCAGAAGGGGCGGCACTGGGTGGCTTGTCAAGTGGCTCCGAATTCGACAGCGGTGTCACAACTGCCTCGGAAACGGCCCAGTCACCCGTCACCACCCTTCCAACCTTGTTAACGCTGGgtagatggatggatggatggacgGATCGACAGCTGATAAGCCAGCTTTTTGGCCGACTTATAGGCCGTTATCAGTTCAAGGAACAAAGTGATACTACACT is a window of Drosophila bipectinata strain 14024-0381.07 chromosome 2R, DbipHiC1v2, whole genome shotgun sequence DNA encoding:
- the LOC108132155 gene encoding putative inorganic phosphate cotransporter isoform X2, which codes for MVTTVKNRRYEDEDSGLGVRHFQVFLLFFALTVAYALRVNLSVAVVAMTDAASANPDFPEYNWSEQTKSLLLSSFFWGYVITQVPAGQLARKFGGKIMILTGLTICSVLTVLTPLCAKWGGWQLVCALRVVEGLCQGVVFPSTHTILSKWAPPKERATLGTCAYSGNQFGTIIMLATSGVIAASPIGWPSIFYISGGIGCVWSVVYFFFGAGSPEESKSISAEEKKLIEMSHASEVSNTPEVPKEQLPTPWLAFFTSPAFLVLIVAHSVHNWGFWTLLTEIPSYMKNILGKDIKSNALLSSLPYICMFAMSFVFSAISQQLNNRNCISTVTSRKLFNSIGLWIPMVTLIGLAYVDPEQSELAVVLLCFTVGMNGATYLGYNMNHIDLSPNFAGILMGITNCVANIMSIIAPLIVGFIVTNEHDPSQWRIVFFIASGFYLVGNTLYVLFGKANIQPWNDPPAKPRRNSTPQIESQH
- the LOC108132155 gene encoding putative inorganic phosphate cotransporter isoform X1, whose protein sequence is MKILCCGGNNGSMEMDSKNPKKGEEAVGEHSGLGVRHFQVFLLFFALTVAYALRVNLSVAVVAMTDAASANPDFPEYNWSEQTKSLLLSSFFWGYVITQVPAGQLARKFGGKIMILTGLTICSVLTVLTPLCAKWGGWQLVCALRVVEGLCQGVVFPSTHTILSKWAPPKERATLGTCAYSGNQFGTIIMLATSGVIAASPIGWPSIFYISGGIGCVWSVVYFFFGAGSPEESKSISAEEKKLIEMSHASEVSNTPEVPKEQLPTPWLAFFTSPAFLVLIVAHSVHNWGFWTLLTEIPSYMKNILGKDIKSNALLSSLPYICMFAMSFVFSAISQQLNNRNCISTVTSRKLFNSIGLWIPMVTLIGLAYVDPEQSELAVVLLCFTVGMNGATYLGYNMNHIDLSPNFAGILMGITNCVANIMSIIAPLIVGFIVTNEHDPSQWRIVFFIASGFYLVGNTLYVLFGKANIQPWNDPPAKPRRNSTPQIESQH